The following proteins come from a genomic window of Enterobacter chengduensis:
- the katG gene encoding catalase/peroxidase HPI — MSTSDETNKAASVGKCPFHQGGVDHSAGAGTGSRDWWPKQLRIDLLNQHSNRSNPLGEDFDYRKEFSKLDYSALKGDLKALLTDSQPWWPADWGSYAGLFIRMAWHGAGTYRSVDGRGGAGRGQQRFAPLNSWPDNVSLDKARRLLWPIKKKYGQKISWADLFILAGNVALENSGFRTFGFGAGREDVWEPDLDVNWGDEKAWLTHRDPEALAKRPLAATEMGLIYVNPEGPNASGEPLSAAAAIRATFGNMGMNDEETVALIAGGHTLGKTHGAGEATHVGTDPEASPIEAQGLGWASTHGTGVGADAITSGLEVIWSQTPTQWSNYFFENLFKYEWVQTRSPAGAIQFEAVDAPEIMPDPFDPSKKRKPTMLVTDLTLRFDPEFEKISRRFLNDPQAFNEAFARAWFKLTHRDMGPKARYIGPEVPKEDLIWQDPLPQAVFNPSKEDIESLKAEIVASGLSVSELVSVAWASASTFRGGDKRGGANGARLALAPQRDWDVNAAAVRALPALEAIQRTTNKASLADIIVLAGVVGVEQAAKAAGVYVTVPFTPGRVDARQDQTDIEMFNLLEPIADGFRNYRAQVDASTTESLLIDKAQQLTLTAPELTVLIGGLRVLGANFDGSKNGVFTDREGVLSNDFFVNLLEMNTQWKATDESNELFTGSDRASGEVKYTATRADLVFGSNAVLRALAEVYASDDAHEKFVRDFVAAWAKVMDLDRFDLQ, encoded by the coding sequence ATGAGCACGTCAGACGAGACCAATAAAGCGGCATCAGTCGGCAAATGCCCGTTCCATCAGGGCGGCGTCGATCACAGCGCGGGCGCAGGTACAGGCAGCCGCGACTGGTGGCCAAAACAACTCCGCATCGATCTTCTTAACCAACATTCCAATCGTTCGAACCCGCTGGGTGAAGACTTCGACTACCGCAAAGAATTCAGCAAGCTTGATTACTCCGCCCTTAAAGGCGATCTCAAAGCACTTTTAACCGACTCCCAACCGTGGTGGCCTGCCGACTGGGGCAGCTATGCGGGCCTGTTTATCCGCATGGCGTGGCACGGCGCGGGCACCTATCGCTCCGTTGACGGACGCGGCGGGGCAGGACGCGGTCAACAGCGCTTTGCGCCGCTGAACTCCTGGCCGGATAACGTGAGCCTGGACAAGGCGCGCCGCCTGCTGTGGCCCATCAAGAAAAAATACGGACAAAAAATTTCCTGGGCTGACCTGTTTATCCTCGCGGGTAACGTCGCCCTGGAGAACTCCGGCTTCCGCACCTTTGGTTTTGGCGCCGGGCGCGAAGACGTCTGGGAACCGGATCTGGACGTGAACTGGGGTGATGAAAAAGCCTGGCTGACCCACCGTGACCCGGAAGCGCTGGCGAAGCGCCCTCTGGCGGCCACCGAAATGGGCCTGATTTACGTGAACCCGGAAGGGCCAAACGCCAGCGGTGAACCCCTGTCCGCGGCGGCAGCCATCCGCGCGACCTTTGGCAACATGGGCATGAACGACGAAGAGACCGTGGCGCTGATCGCGGGCGGCCACACCCTCGGTAAAACCCACGGCGCGGGTGAAGCCACGCACGTCGGCACCGACCCGGAAGCTTCGCCGATTGAAGCGCAGGGCCTGGGCTGGGCGAGCACGCACGGCACGGGCGTTGGCGCAGATGCCATTACCTCCGGTCTGGAAGTCATCTGGTCACAAACCCCAACCCAGTGGAGCAACTACTTCTTCGAGAACCTGTTTAAATACGAATGGGTGCAGACCCGCAGCCCGGCGGGTGCGATTCAGTTCGAAGCCGTGGATGCGCCGGAAATCATGCCCGATCCGTTCGACCCGTCGAAAAAGCGCAAGCCAACGATGCTGGTCACCGACCTGACGCTGCGTTTTGACCCGGAATTCGAGAAAATTTCCCGCCGCTTCCTGAACGATCCGCAGGCCTTCAACGAAGCCTTCGCGCGCGCGTGGTTCAAGCTGACCCACCGCGATATGGGGCCAAAAGCGCGGTACATTGGTCCGGAAGTGCCGAAAGAAGATCTGATCTGGCAGGATCCGCTGCCGCAGGCGGTGTTTAATCCGTCGAAAGAAGACATTGAAAGCCTGAAGGCGGAAATTGTGGCCTCTGGTCTCTCCGTGAGCGAACTGGTTTCCGTTGCCTGGGCGTCTGCGTCGACCTTCCGCGGTGGCGACAAGCGTGGCGGTGCCAACGGCGCGCGTCTGGCGCTGGCGCCTCAGCGCGACTGGGACGTGAACGCCGCAGCCGTACGTGCATTACCGGCTCTGGAAGCCATCCAGCGCACCACCAACAAAGCCTCTCTGGCCGATATCATCGTGCTGGCGGGCGTGGTTGGCGTTGAGCAGGCGGCGAAAGCGGCAGGCGTTTACGTTACCGTACCGTTCACGCCGGGCCGCGTGGATGCGCGTCAGGACCAGACGGATATCGAGATGTTTAACCTGCTCGAACCGATTGCCGATGGCTTCCGTAACTACCGTGCGCAGGTGGATGCGTCTACCACCGAATCACTGCTCATCGACAAGGCGCAGCAGCTGACGCTGACCGCACCGGAACTCACGGTGCTGATCGGTGGTCTGCGCGTTCTGGGTGCCAACTTTGATGGCAGCAAGAATGGCGTGTTCACCGATCGCGAGGGCGTGCTGAGCAATGATTTCTTCGTGAACCTGCTGGAGATGAATACCCAGTGGAAGGCGACCGATGAATCCAACGAGCTGTTTACCGGAAGCGATCGCGCCAGCGGTGAAGTGAAATATACCGCTACCCGCGCCGATCTGGTCTTCGGTTCTAACGCCGTCCTGCGTGCGCTGGCAGAGGTTTACGCCAGCGATGATGCGCATGAGAAGTTCGTCCGTGACTTTGTTGCCGCATGGGCGAAGGTGATGGATCTGGACCGGTTTGACCTGCAGTAA